In Hylaeus volcanicus isolate JK05 chromosome 9, UHH_iyHylVolc1.0_haploid, whole genome shotgun sequence, the following proteins share a genomic window:
- the LOC128881934 gene encoding innexin inx2, with amino-acid sequence MFDVFGSVKGLLKLDAVCIDNNVFRLHYKATVIILIAFSLLVTSRQYIGDPIDCIVDEIPLHVMDTYCWIYSTFTIPDRTGIVGKDLVQPGVAAHVEGEDEVKYHKYYQWVCFTLFFQAILFYVPRYLWKTWEGGRIKMLVLDLNCPVMSEDCKVERRKLLVDYFVSNLHTQNFYAFRFFLCEVLNFVNVVGQIYFMDFFLDGEFTTYGSDVMKFTEMEPEERIDPMSRVFPKVTKCTFHKYGASGTVQKFDGLCVLPLNIVNEKIYVFLWFWFIILSVLSGLTLAYRAAVVAGPKLRLVLLRARSRLSPQDHIETIAEKCQIGDWFVLYQLGKNIDPLVYKQLVSDLATKLQGKESV; translated from the coding sequence ATGTTCGACGTATTCGGCTCGGTGAAGGGACTGTTGAAGCTCGACGCCGTGTGCATCGACAACAACGTGTTCCGGCTCCACTACAAGGCGACGGTGATCATACTGATCGCCTTCTCGTTGCTGGTCACGTCCAGACAGTACATCGGTGACCCCATAGATTGCATCGTGGACGAGATACCTCTCCACGTGATGGACACCTACTGCTGGATCTACTCGACGTTCACCATCCCGGACCGGACCGGGATCGTGGGCAAGGACCTGGTGCAGCCGGGCGTAGCGGCCCACGTCGAGGGCGAGGACGAGGTCAAGTACCACAAGTACTACCAGTGGGTGTGCTTCACGCTCTTCTTCCAGGCGATACTGTTCTACGTGCCACGGTACCTCTGGAAGACCTGGGAGGGGGGCCGGATCAAGATGCTGGTACTCGACCTGAACTGCCCGGTGATGAGCGAGGACTGCAAGGTGGAGAGGAGGAAGCTCCTGGTCGACTACTTCGTCAGCAACCTGCACACCCAGAACTTCTACGCGTTCCGATTCTTCCTTTGCGAGGTGCTGAACTTCGTGAACGTGGTGGGCCAGATATACTTCATGGACTTCTTCCTGGACGGGGAGTTCACCACGTACGGCTCGGACGTGATGAAGTTCACCGAGATGGAGCCCGAGGAGAGGATCGACCCCATGTCGCGCGTCTTCCCCAAGGTCACCAAATGTACGTTCCACAAGTACGGTGCGTCCGGGACGGTGCAGAAGTTCGACGGGCTGTGCGTGCTCCCGTTGAACATCGTCAACGAGAAGATCTACGTGTTCCTCTGGTTCTGGTTCATCATCCTGTCGGTGCTTAGCGGGCTGACCCTCGCCTACCGTGCCGCGGTCGTCGCCGGACCGAAGCTTCGTCTGGTGCTGCTGCGCGCCCGGTCGCGGCTCTCGCCCCAGGACCACATCGAAACCATCGCCGAGAAGTGCCAGATCGGCGACTGGTTCGTCCTCTACCAGCTCGGCAAGAACATAGACCCGCTGGTTTACAAGCAGCTCGTCTCGGACCTCGCCACCAAGCTCCAGGGAAAAGAATCCGTCTAG